The following are encoded in a window of Variovorax paradoxus genomic DNA:
- a CDS encoding PhoH family protein — protein MAKTLKYRKNQRNNSRSSGQQDRVVNQFVDPRDFDKPRTNPVPKKLEARTEAQGQYLSAMMSADLIFGVGPAGTGKTYVAGAWAADQLADRLYDRIIITRPAVETGSPMGFLPGELEEKYAPFLEPFKQVMIERMGRGAYECALKNERISPQPLAYMRGATFKNAIVILDEAQNTTPEEMKMFLTRIGEDCIVIVNGDIQQIDIKGASGLVDALNRVSHLDQVRVVEFTEDDIVRSGLVKAILKAYRNP, from the coding sequence ATGGCAAAGACCCTGAAATACCGCAAAAACCAACGCAACAACAGCCGGTCCTCTGGCCAGCAAGACCGAGTCGTCAACCAATTCGTGGACCCGCGTGACTTCGACAAGCCGCGGACCAACCCGGTGCCCAAGAAGCTCGAAGCCCGCACCGAAGCGCAGGGCCAATACCTGTCGGCCATGATGAGCGCCGACCTGATCTTCGGCGTCGGCCCAGCCGGCACGGGCAAGACCTACGTCGCCGGCGCATGGGCTGCCGACCAGCTCGCAGACCGCCTCTACGACCGCATCATCATCACCCGTCCTGCAGTCGAGACGGGCTCGCCCATGGGCTTTCTCCCTGGCGAGCTCGAAGAGAAGTACGCACCGTTCCTCGAGCCCTTCAAGCAGGTGATGATCGAACGCATGGGCCGTGGTGCTTACGAGTGCGCGCTGAAGAACGAGCGCATCTCGCCCCAGCCTCTGGCGTACATGCGCGGCGCGACGTTCAAGAACGCGATCGTGATCCTCGACGAGGCGCAGAACACCACGCCCGAGGAAATGAAGATGTTCCTCACCCGCATCGGCGAGGACTGCATCGTCATCGTCAACGGCGACATCCAGCAAATCGACATCAAGGGCGCGAGTGGCCTGGTGGACGCGCTCAACCGCGTGTCGCATCTGGACCAGGTGCGCGTGGTCGAGTTCACCGAGGACGACATCGTTCGCTCCGGCCTCGTGAAGGCCATCCTCAAGGCATACCGCAACCCATGA
- a CDS encoding RNA chaperone Hfq, whose protein sequence is MNTNVRPLHANRDVSREFPRTQDSRDSKPKFEAKGHDKQLQTAQYDRSLVEIETMSGQMHTGTLTRRDRYTVTLRDRGVERMYFKHAIESICIVPAAGGLPLIDDGKDASETGV, encoded by the coding sequence ATGAACACGAACGTCCGTCCCCTTCACGCCAACCGTGATGTGAGCCGCGAGTTCCCCCGCACCCAGGACAGCCGCGACTCGAAGCCCAAGTTCGAGGCGAAGGGTCACGACAAGCAGCTGCAGACCGCCCAGTACGACCGCAGCCTGGTCGAGATCGAGACCATGTCCGGCCAGATGCACACTGGCACGCTGACCCGCCGTGACCGCTATACCGTCACGTTGCGCGACCGCGGCGTCGAGCGCATGTACTTCAAGCACGCCATCGAGAGCATCTGCATCGTGCCGGCCGCCGGCGGGCTGCCCCTCATCGACGACGGGAAGGACGCGAGCGAGACGGGGGTTTAA
- a CDS encoding DnaB-like helicase C-terminal domain-containing protein, translating into MSGSTYAAAISIPEEDDTAAAATPRYEFDLDFQEKIAALTLRDTKFAQLTDGLIRPEYFENAAHAALVSVASRYYEKYKKAPGDKTTLASLMKDAIRNKLLASEIAKMAIAVVPAIFETDVSDRDYVADTCATFARHQAVAKAVLDSVDLIEKRDFETIGQMIRRAVDTGVSRSGGSYDYGEMAKVRTQERIDRAAGLLPPTGITTGFKVLDDYLYHKGWGRKEMSVLMGGPKAGKSMAMISFGVNAIANGFSVLYVTLEVASSIIAERLDANIAERAINELGAHPHDVDAKVAAFMAKAAPFIIEEQPSGTMRPSDLRRLIEQYKAQGKIFDLVIVDYADLMAPERTTDNVQENSKSVYVNLRGLAMMEGFALLTATQTNREGAKKAVATMTDIAEDINKVRIADVLISINVTDEERALKQARLFFAASRNQRSGFAVRIEQEVSMGKFIKQVLGED; encoded by the coding sequence ATGAGCGGCAGCACCTACGCCGCGGCGATCAGCATTCCCGAAGAAGACGACACCGCCGCGGCCGCAACGCCGCGCTACGAGTTCGACCTCGATTTCCAGGAAAAGATCGCCGCGCTCACCCTGCGCGACACCAAGTTCGCCCAGCTCACCGACGGCCTGATCCGTCCCGAGTACTTCGAGAACGCCGCGCACGCCGCGCTCGTGTCGGTGGCATCGCGCTACTACGAGAAGTACAAGAAGGCCCCAGGCGACAAGACCACCCTCGCGTCCCTGATGAAGGACGCGATCCGCAACAAGCTGTTGGCGAGCGAGATTGCCAAGATGGCCATCGCGGTCGTGCCGGCCATCTTCGAGACTGACGTCTCTGACCGCGACTATGTGGCCGATACCTGCGCCACCTTCGCGCGGCACCAGGCGGTGGCGAAGGCTGTGCTCGACTCGGTGGACCTGATCGAGAAACGCGATTTCGAGACGATCGGCCAGATGATCCGCCGCGCGGTCGATACAGGCGTCTCCCGCTCCGGCGGGAGCTACGACTACGGCGAGATGGCCAAGGTGCGCACCCAGGAGCGCATCGACCGCGCCGCCGGTCTGCTGCCGCCCACGGGCATCACCACCGGCTTCAAGGTCCTCGACGACTACCTCTATCACAAGGGGTGGGGCCGCAAGGAAATGTCGGTGCTCATGGGTGGGCCGAAGGCGGGCAAGTCGATGGCGATGATCTCCTTCGGCGTGAACGCGATCGCCAACGGCTTCAGCGTGCTGTACGTGACCCTCGAAGTCGCCAGCAGCATCATTGCCGAGCGTCTCGACGCCAACATCGCCGAGCGAGCGATCAACGAGCTGGGGGCACACCCGCACGACGTGGACGCCAAGGTGGCCGCCTTCATGGCGAAGGCCGCGCCTTTCATCATCGAAGAGCAGCCCAGCGGGACCATGCGCCCGAGCGACCTGCGCCGCCTGATCGAGCAGTACAAGGCACAGGGCAAGATTTTCGACCTCGTCATCGTCGACTACGCCGACCTGATGGCCCCGGAGCGCACCACCGACAACGTGCAGGAGAACAGCAAGTCGGTCTACGTGAACCTGCGCGGCCTGGCAATGATGGAAGGCTTCGCGCTGCTCACCGCCACGCAGACCAACCGCGAGGGCGCCAAGAAGGCCGTGGCCACCATGACGGACATCGCAGAGGACATCAACAAGGTTCGCATCGCCGACGTGCTGATCTCCATCAACGTGACCGACGAGGAGCGTGCCCTGAAGCAGGCACGCCTCTTCTTTGCAGCCTCGCGCAACCAGCGCTCGGGGTTCGCGGTGCGCATCGAGCAGGAGGTATCGATGGGCAAGTTCATCAAACAGGTGCTCGGCGAAGACTAG
- a CDS encoding DNA primase, with the protein MERAELDKALALIEIETYLDREGVTYTHSYGTRGEQLNLHECPACGEGGRKTYINAETGLGNCFHGSCGIKFNKFKLIKAVSGLSGNELDTHITTIAGEQGWMPKKERVRIEQGVLKLPSKLHPIPIGGTDNLQYLQDRGVSIESCRAFDLSYCHGGWWAYTLSDGTEKFMKFDKRVIIPIADLEGNLVSFQGRDVTETLLPKYQFPTGFAVAGSHLYNGQNFVDGETTHAVVGEGAFDAIAIYQAVTGSASCKGMLPLATFGMHLSDGPGGQIEKFIRLKERGLKTVTFMWDAEAKATSLAIKMGLKLMSLGLVVRIARLPAGFDPAQGPDKKPTPPAVVRQAIFSAVKLTRLSAISMLHKTVST; encoded by the coding sequence ATGGAGCGCGCTGAGCTCGACAAGGCCCTGGCCCTCATCGAAATCGAGACGTACCTCGACCGCGAAGGCGTCACCTACACCCACAGCTACGGCACACGCGGTGAGCAGCTGAACCTGCACGAGTGCCCCGCATGCGGCGAGGGCGGCCGCAAGACCTACATCAACGCCGAGACCGGCCTGGGCAACTGCTTCCACGGCAGCTGTGGAATCAAGTTCAACAAGTTCAAGCTCATCAAGGCAGTGAGCGGACTTTCCGGCAACGAGCTGGACACGCACATCACCACCATCGCCGGCGAGCAGGGCTGGATGCCGAAGAAGGAGCGCGTGCGCATCGAGCAGGGCGTGCTCAAGCTGCCGTCCAAACTGCACCCCATCCCTATTGGGGGCACCGACAACCTGCAGTACCTGCAGGACCGTGGGGTGAGCATCGAGTCGTGCCGGGCGTTCGACCTGAGCTACTGCCACGGCGGCTGGTGGGCCTACACGCTGAGCGACGGCACCGAAAAGTTCATGAAGTTCGACAAGCGGGTCATCATCCCGATCGCCGACCTTGAGGGCAACCTCGTGTCGTTCCAGGGCCGTGACGTGACCGAAACGCTGCTGCCCAAGTACCAGTTCCCCACCGGCTTCGCGGTCGCGGGCAGTCACCTCTATAACGGCCAGAACTTCGTCGACGGCGAGACCACCCACGCCGTGGTGGGGGAGGGCGCCTTCGACGCGATCGCCATCTACCAGGCGGTGACGGGGTCGGCCAGCTGCAAGGGCATGTTGCCGCTGGCCACGTTCGGCATGCACCTGAGCGACGGGCCTGGCGGCCAGATCGAGAAGTTCATCCGCCTCAAGGAGCGCGGCCTGAAGACCGTCACCTTCATGTGGGACGCGGAGGCAAAGGCAACTTCGCTGGCGATCAAGATGGGCCTGAAGCTGATGAGCCTGGGCTTGGTGGTGCGCATCGCCCGGCTGCCGGCCGGGTTCGACCCCGCGCAGGGCCCTGACAAGAAGCCCACGCCGCCGGCTGTGGTGCGCCAGGCCATCTTTTCAGCTGTGAAGCTCACACGCCTGTCTGCCATCTCGATGCTGCACAAAACGGTTAGCACTTGA
- a CDS encoding AAA family ATPase, with protein MIVTLTGPSCGGKSTLERALQERGYGRAISHTTREARSGEVCGEHYHFINNCTFDAMLARGDFIEIIDLGTRRYAMSSASLELAAQQGNVVIVVEPHGCAQIHDYCKAHNLPVMGVWIDCGPEEQAKRWLSRTVGELALPPAFSKGKLDASTERLGLMLGLESAWRDEALWFSGSKTHPHLYSYWITSKDIPAESLAEELDRVVSARNRHAATA; from the coding sequence ATGATCGTCACCCTGACCGGCCCCTCGTGCGGGGGCAAGAGCACATTGGAGCGCGCCCTGCAGGAACGCGGGTATGGCAGGGCGATCAGCCACACGACTCGCGAAGCCCGCTCGGGCGAAGTCTGCGGCGAGCACTATCACTTCATCAACAACTGCACGTTCGACGCCATGCTCGCGCGCGGTGACTTCATCGAGATCATCGACCTCGGCACCCGCCGGTACGCGATGAGCTCGGCGTCGCTCGAGCTGGCGGCCCAGCAGGGGAATGTGGTCATCGTCGTTGAGCCGCATGGCTGTGCGCAGATCCACGACTACTGCAAGGCCCACAACTTGCCCGTCATGGGCGTCTGGATCGACTGCGGCCCTGAAGAGCAGGCCAAGCGCTGGCTGTCACGCACCGTGGGCGAGCTGGCCTTGCCGCCGGCGTTCTCCAAGGGCAAGCTCGATGCCTCGACAGAGCGTCTGGGCCTGATGCTTGGGTTGGAGTCGGCCTGGCGCGACGAAGCCCTCTGGTTCAGTGGATCGAAGACCCACCCGCATCTGTACAGCTACTGGATCACCAGCAAGGACATTCCGGCCGAGAGCCTGGCCGAAGAACTGGACCGGGTTGTGAGCGCACGCAACCGGCACGCCGCCACCGCATAG
- a CDS encoding helix-turn-helix transcriptional regulator, which translates to MIARKEFPAPVQLSTQAVGWLRSEIDAWRAARAESRLEAQS; encoded by the coding sequence ATGATTGCCCGCAAGGAGTTTCCGGCACCGGTGCAGCTGTCGACGCAGGCCGTCGGCTGGCTCAGGTCAGAGATCGACGCCTGGCGCGCAGCACGCGCCGAGTCCAGGCTCGAAGCCCAGTCCTAA
- a CDS encoding tyrosine-type recombinase/integrase, with protein sequence MPLLTTRKIETEKAGAVERRLVDGQGLYLRIVPLGTKSFQFRFTYAAKRQTMTLGTFPDLSLADARERARECRAILERGDNPATVHQDKRQAKIDALDVEQLIDEYEQKWLKLHFKRPRERAAILEKDLKPIFHILVPDVKPVQITTCVNKILERGKKVMANRFLQATRKLFQYAVDQHMRPDNPVTMTKAAAGGREVAKKTNLRFEQLATFYRMLHSPPLNVSRQMSWQTSKALQLMILTGQRPGEVVRIEWGEIDLAAGIWVIPAEFTKVPSNGDHTVHLSSQAIDLLKSIKERPDACNRRVFPSPDKEARERERSLRRHSLSETLRALQKAGLIEFAFTPHDLRRTFSSRMAELKQEPHVIEKILNHQMEGVMAVYNQYDYFPERKKALQTWGDQVERLSTDLLSGL encoded by the coding sequence ATGCCCCTCCTCACCACCCGCAAGATTGAGACTGAGAAGGCTGGCGCTGTTGAGCGCCGCCTCGTTGACGGCCAGGGTCTTTACCTGCGCATCGTCCCGCTCGGCACCAAGTCGTTCCAGTTTCGCTTCACCTACGCGGCGAAGCGGCAGACTATGACCTTGGGCACATTCCCTGACCTATCTTTGGCGGACGCCCGCGAGCGCGCCCGGGAATGTCGGGCGATTCTGGAGCGGGGTGACAACCCAGCAACCGTTCACCAAGACAAGCGCCAGGCCAAGATTGACGCCCTGGACGTCGAGCAGCTGATTGATGAGTACGAGCAGAAGTGGCTGAAGCTCCACTTCAAGCGCCCTCGCGAACGCGCGGCAATTCTTGAGAAGGATCTGAAGCCGATCTTCCACATCCTGGTGCCTGACGTGAAGCCCGTGCAGATCACCACATGTGTGAACAAGATTCTGGAACGCGGCAAGAAGGTCATGGCCAACCGCTTCCTTCAGGCCACGCGCAAGCTCTTTCAGTACGCAGTCGACCAGCATATGCGGCCCGACAATCCGGTCACTATGACGAAGGCGGCCGCGGGCGGCCGTGAGGTGGCGAAGAAGACGAATCTGCGTTTTGAGCAGCTCGCCACCTTCTATCGAATGCTGCATTCCCCTCCCCTGAACGTCTCCCGGCAAATGTCCTGGCAAACGAGCAAGGCGCTACAGCTGATGATCCTGACGGGTCAGCGGCCTGGTGAAGTCGTACGGATCGAGTGGGGCGAGATCGATCTAGCCGCAGGCATTTGGGTGATTCCAGCCGAATTCACGAAAGTGCCCTCGAACGGAGACCACACTGTTCATCTGTCCTCTCAAGCGATCGACTTGCTCAAGTCGATCAAGGAGCGCCCCGATGCCTGCAATCGGCGTGTATTCCCCTCTCCTGACAAAGAGGCGCGCGAGCGCGAAAGAAGTCTGCGCCGGCACAGCCTCAGTGAGACGCTGCGTGCCTTACAGAAGGCCGGTCTCATCGAGTTCGCGTTCACCCCGCACGATCTGCGTCGCACCTTCTCCAGCCGGATGGCCGAGCTAAAGCAAGAGCCGCATGTGATCGAGAAAATCCTGAACCACCAGATGGAAGGTGTCATGGCTGTTTACAACCAGTACGACTACTTCCCCGAGCGAAAGAAGGCGCTGCAGACATGGGGCGACCAAGTAGAGAGACTCAGCACTGACTTACTTTCCGGTCTATAA
- a CDS encoding tyrosine-type recombinase/integrase produces the protein MPLTDAACRNASCPPDRKQARYADAGGLYLEVSASGSRRWFWKFRIEGVEKKFALGSYPDVSLAAARKARDAAKAQKASGINPIQARQVVKLKAAVNTGDTFRETALEWFDKHHERWSGHYATREKRNLEKDLFPYFADRRVSEIEAIELLAALRRVEERGALDVAGRVLMTARAVWRYAVATARAPRDITADLKGALTPHKKRHFAAITDPAQLGTLIRVIRGYQGGVIVRTALQLAPMLFQRQNELRAAAWAEIDLDEALWTVPAARMKRRIDGKQHGDPHLVPLPRQAVELLRKLHPITGHSTLVFPGERSHERPISDNTLRAALLTLGYGPTVQTVHGFRATARTLLAETLEIDPLVIEAQLAHAVKDANGRAYNRTQYLKQRTLMLQRWADYLDVLATKAGSPAVALKAVA, from the coding sequence ATGCCGTTGACCGATGCCGCATGCCGCAACGCCTCCTGTCCGCCTGACCGAAAGCAGGCCCGCTACGCCGACGCGGGTGGCCTTTATCTGGAAGTCTCGGCCTCGGGTTCTCGCCGATGGTTCTGGAAGTTCAGGATCGAGGGAGTCGAGAAGAAATTCGCCCTGGGCTCCTATCCCGACGTGAGCCTTGCGGCGGCGCGAAAGGCGCGTGACGCCGCCAAAGCCCAGAAGGCTTCCGGAATCAATCCCATACAGGCGCGACAGGTCGTCAAGCTCAAGGCGGCCGTGAACACCGGCGATACCTTTCGAGAGACGGCGCTCGAGTGGTTCGACAAGCACCATGAGCGCTGGAGCGGCCACTACGCCACGCGCGAGAAACGCAACTTGGAAAAGGACCTGTTTCCGTATTTCGCTGATCGTCGCGTCAGCGAAATCGAGGCCATCGAGTTGTTGGCGGCCCTGCGCCGTGTCGAGGAGCGTGGCGCTCTCGACGTGGCCGGCCGCGTGCTGATGACGGCACGCGCGGTGTGGCGCTACGCGGTGGCGACTGCGCGGGCGCCGCGAGACATCACGGCGGATCTGAAAGGGGCACTCACGCCCCACAAGAAACGTCACTTCGCGGCGATCACCGATCCGGCCCAACTGGGGACTCTGATACGCGTCATCCGGGGTTACCAAGGCGGAGTCATCGTGCGTACGGCTCTTCAACTGGCGCCCATGCTTTTTCAACGCCAGAACGAACTTCGAGCGGCGGCCTGGGCCGAGATCGATCTCGACGAGGCGCTCTGGACTGTGCCCGCTGCGCGGATGAAGCGGCGCATCGATGGCAAGCAACATGGTGATCCGCACTTGGTGCCTCTGCCCAGGCAGGCTGTGGAGTTGCTGCGCAAGCTGCATCCCATTACGGGCCACAGCACGCTGGTCTTCCCGGGCGAGCGTAGTCATGAGCGGCCGATCTCGGACAACACTCTGCGTGCAGCGCTTTTGACCCTGGGGTACGGCCCGACCGTGCAGACGGTTCATGGCTTCCGGGCGACAGCCCGAACCCTGCTGGCCGAAACGCTGGAGATCGACCCACTGGTGATCGAAGCCCAGTTGGCGCACGCCGTCAAGGATGCCAATGGGCGCGCCTACAACCGTACGCAGTACCTCAAGCAGCGCACCCTGATGCTCCAGCGGTGGGCGGATTATCTGGACGTGCTGGCGACCAAGGCGGGTTCCCCAGCGGTTGCGTTGAAAGCGGTCGCATGA
- a CDS encoding NADP-dependent oxidoreductase yields MTTTQRAVLVRAYGGASAAEVAEIAKPAAGDGQVLVRVGAAGVNGIDWKFREGLVQKAFPMQLPAVLGIELAGTVEAVGPGASRFKIGDRVMGPLGRLGAYAEFVPVAEGNLVHTPEDLDDVQAAGIPVAAVAAWQSLHQAGPIAAGQRILIHGAAGGLGGYAVQYAKQAGAEVFATASAAHLDYVRSLGADHVIDYRREHFESVAQDIDLVLDYVGGEGLDRSWGVLAPDGAIVSAAAPDILARTPVGHRGLWFVNKADAVLLARLVAEIAEGSLVPKFSEIVGFNDIPAAIEGNRIGPRIGKVVADFSR; encoded by the coding sequence ATGACAACCACTCAACGCGCCGTTCTGGTCCGGGCTTATGGCGGTGCTTCAGCCGCCGAGGTCGCCGAGATCGCGAAACCCGCCGCCGGTGATGGCCAAGTGCTGGTCCGCGTTGGCGCGGCCGGCGTGAACGGCATCGACTGGAAGTTCCGCGAAGGCCTCGTCCAGAAGGCTTTTCCCATGCAATTGCCCGCCGTGTTGGGCATTGAACTGGCAGGCACCGTCGAGGCAGTCGGACCAGGGGCTTCGCGCTTCAAGATCGGCGATCGCGTCATGGGTCCACTAGGCCGGCTCGGTGCTTATGCAGAATTCGTTCCGGTTGCAGAGGGGAACCTGGTGCATACGCCGGAGGACCTGGACGATGTGCAGGCGGCTGGCATCCCGGTGGCAGCTGTGGCCGCCTGGCAGAGCCTGCACCAGGCAGGGCCGATTGCTGCAGGTCAGCGCATCCTGATTCACGGTGCTGCGGGGGGGCTGGGCGGCTATGCGGTGCAGTATGCCAAGCAAGCGGGTGCCGAAGTCTTCGCCACCGCATCGGCCGCACACCTGGACTACGTGCGCAGCTTGGGCGCGGACCACGTCATCGACTACCGGCGTGAACACTTCGAGTCGGTCGCGCAGGACATCGACCTGGTGCTCGACTATGTCGGCGGCGAGGGGCTGGACCGCTCGTGGGGTGTGCTGGCCCCGGACGGCGCCATCGTCAGTGCGGCAGCGCCTGACATCCTTGCACGCACACCCGTCGGCCATCGCGGACTGTGGTTCGTGAACAAGGCTGATGCGGTCCTTCTCGCACGACTTGTGGCGGAAATCGCCGAGGGTTCGCTCGTCCCGAAGTTCAGCGAAATCGTGGGTTTCAACGATATCCCCGCAGCCATCGAGGGCAATCGCATCGGCCCTCGCATCGGCAAGGTCGTGGCGGACTTTTCACGCTGA
- a CDS encoding alkene reductase produces MKQLFNPVKVGRYTLSNRLVMAPMTRSRAEFDGTPKALAVTYYAQRATVGLIVSEGTQPSDDGQGYLCTPGIYTDAQVAGWKAITQAVHDKGSRLFIQLMHAGRMSHPDNTPHHRQPVAPSAIAPGAPMFTMTGMQPIPEPRALTTDEIRQTVADFRLAARRAIEAGADGVEIHGANGYLIQQFFAPSANTRTDLYGGSVENRARFAIEVATAIAEEIGADRTAIRLSPGAKLGGIDEGSEAPALYRHLITELAKLGLAYVHVMHAGDEALVTDIRKLWNGTLIVNRPSRAREQIGTDLASGFAELEAYGQMVLANPDFVERLQTHAPMNSPDHATYYGGDAKGYTDYASLGGAAA; encoded by the coding sequence ATGAAACAACTCTTCAACCCCGTCAAAGTCGGCCGCTACACCCTCTCGAACCGCCTCGTGATGGCACCGATGACCCGCTCGCGCGCCGAATTCGATGGCACGCCCAAGGCGCTGGCCGTCACCTACTACGCGCAGCGCGCCACCGTCGGCCTGATCGTCTCCGAGGGCACGCAACCTTCCGACGACGGCCAGGGCTATCTCTGCACCCCCGGCATCTACACCGATGCCCAGGTCGCTGGCTGGAAGGCCATCACGCAGGCCGTGCACGACAAGGGTTCGCGCCTCTTCATCCAGCTCATGCATGCCGGGCGCATGTCCCATCCCGACAACACGCCGCATCACCGGCAGCCGGTCGCCCCCTCGGCCATCGCCCCCGGCGCGCCGATGTTCACCATGACCGGGATGCAGCCCATTCCCGAGCCCCGTGCGCTGACCACCGACGAGATTCGCCAGACGGTGGCGGACTTTCGCCTGGCCGCGCGCCGGGCCATCGAAGCCGGTGCCGACGGGGTCGAGATCCACGGCGCGAATGGCTATCTCATCCAGCAGTTCTTCGCCCCGAGCGCCAACACCCGCACCGATCTGTACGGAGGCTCCGTCGAGAACCGCGCCCGCTTCGCGATCGAGGTGGCCACGGCGATCGCAGAAGAAATCGGTGCGGACCGGACCGCCATTCGTTTGTCTCCCGGCGCCAAGCTCGGGGGCATCGACGAGGGCTCCGAAGCGCCGGCCCTGTACCGCCATCTGATCACCGAACTCGCGAAGCTGGGCCTGGCCTACGTGCATGTGATGCACGCAGGCGACGAAGCCCTGGTGACAGACATCCGCAAGCTCTGGAATGGCACGCTCATCGTGAACCGCCCGTCGCGCGCACGCGAACAGATCGGCACCGACCTGGCGTCGGGCTTCGCCGAACTGGAAGCCTACGGACAGATGGTGCTGGCCAACCCCGACTTCGTCGAACGCCTCCAGACCCACGCACCGATGAACTCACCGGACCACGCGACCTACTACGGCGGTGACGCGAAGGGCTACACCGACTACGCCAGCCTGGGCGGCGCAGCGGCCTGA
- a CDS encoding LysR family transcriptional regulator: MSTEYLNDMALFVEVVKAKSFRGAADVTGVPNSTLSRRIGALEKVIGLRLLHRTTRRIELTEAGQVYYERCRRIVEEARIAHEQLGEMLAQPTGVLRASLPVDFATIYLAPLIAEFARRYPGIAFDLDLSPRNVDLVAEPFDVAIRMGEQPSSTLIARLLARLTPHLYASPRYLKMAGEPRDPAELQQHECLGFPKSGPWVLHNDEATAEVRIGQRFTVTSVGMYRSLAVHDQGIALLAEGVAADDLAHGRLRRILPDWHGEPVPVYALTETRLLPAKTLRFIELLQERLAQPRADAIS, encoded by the coding sequence ATGAGCACGGAATACCTGAACGACATGGCCCTCTTCGTGGAGGTCGTGAAAGCCAAGAGCTTTCGAGGGGCGGCCGACGTGACGGGGGTGCCCAACTCGACCTTGTCGCGCCGCATCGGGGCGCTGGAAAAGGTGATCGGCTTGCGCCTGCTGCATCGCACGACGCGCAGGATCGAGCTGACCGAGGCGGGGCAGGTCTACTACGAGCGGTGCCGACGCATCGTCGAGGAGGCGCGCATCGCGCATGAGCAGCTGGGCGAGATGCTGGCGCAACCCACCGGCGTGCTGCGTGCGTCGTTGCCGGTGGACTTCGCCACCATCTACCTGGCACCGCTGATTGCGGAGTTCGCGCGCCGCTATCCGGGCATCGCATTCGACCTGGACCTCAGCCCACGCAATGTGGACCTCGTGGCCGAGCCCTTCGACGTCGCCATCCGCATGGGCGAGCAACCCAGTTCGACGCTGATCGCGCGTCTGCTGGCGCGGCTGACGCCCCACCTCTATGCGTCGCCGCGCTACCTGAAGATGGCAGGCGAACCGCGCGATCCCGCCGAGCTGCAGCAGCACGAATGCCTTGGCTTTCCGAAGTCCGGCCCCTGGGTGCTGCACAACGACGAGGCAACGGCCGAGGTGCGTATCGGCCAGCGCTTCACCGTCACCAGCGTCGGCATGTATCGCAGTCTCGCGGTGCACGACCAGGGGATCGCGTTGCTGGCTGAAGGCGTGGCCGCCGACGACCTGGCCCACGGGCGTCTGCGTCGCATCCTGCCGGACTGGCATGGAGAGCCGGTGCCGGTGTACGCGCTGACTGAAACCCGGCTGCTGCCGGCCAAGACGCTGCGGTTCATCGAGCTCCTGCAGGAGCGGTTGGCGCAGCCACGCGCCGATGCGATCAGTTGA